Proteins encoded by one window of Candidatus Nezhaarchaeota archaeon:
- the feoB gene encoding ferrous iron transport protein B: MKRSLTIALAGNANVGKSCIFNQLTGLSQTVGNWPGKTVEKAEGTLYFQGYKIKIIDLPGTYSLSAYSAEEVIARDFIASRRADVIIDVVDASALERNLYLTLQLIELEVPMIIALNQVDMAEKKGILIDHRKLSEVLGVKVIPTVAITGRGLNELLRETVKYLEEGAVKPRLITYGREVEERLKILEDKIRELKLDVEYPARWIGIKLLERDPLVIEYMSRRGGLEVVHLAERLSLELEDIHGEPSPVIVATERYAKITSIVSSVQRIVAQPMVRWEIILDYLTTHSILGYVILGSTLIGMLIFVFYVGGLISKAVEEVFGAPILEMLQGSLKLILPSGAVSILVNGVILGIMAGLTIVLPYIIPFHVILSLLEDSGYLPRAAYLTDALMHKAGLHGKALIPITLGFGCNVPACIGCRILETDRERTICGVVTVFVPCAARTIVILGVVATFVGIAHALSIYLIAIGLGLLMARLAYKVMPGEPIDLIMEVPPYRAPSLRSILIKTWSRTKEFVVIAFPIIIAASAFLEALSVLGLIEPLISIAEPLTVGVLGLPAQALIPILFGFLRKELALVMLAESLGTTDFSTIMTASQMYTFALVVAIYIPCVATFSTLVKEFGLKKAVMISLTTVIVALIVGALANAILSSIQLI, from the coding sequence ATGAAGCGTAGCTTAACGATAGCATTAGCCGGGAATGCCAATGTAGGTAAAAGCTGCATCTTTAACCAATTGACTGGGTTAAGTCAGACCGTAGGTAATTGGCCTGGCAAAACAGTTGAGAAAGCTGAAGGGACCTTGTACTTTCAAGGCTACAAGATCAAGATCATAGACCTGCCGGGAACGTACTCTCTATCAGCCTACTCAGCTGAGGAGGTCATAGCGAGGGACTTCATAGCTTCACGTAGAGCCGACGTCATAATAGATGTCGTAGACGCCTCAGCTCTAGAGCGGAACTTGTACTTAACGCTTCAACTCATAGAGCTTGAAGTACCAATGATAATAGCTCTAAACCAAGTCGATATGGCTGAGAAGAAGGGGATCCTCATCGATCATAGGAAACTATCTGAAGTTTTAGGGGTCAAGGTCATCCCGACCGTGGCCATTACCGGTAGGGGGCTCAATGAGCTACTGAGGGAGACCGTGAAGTATCTCGAGGAGGGCGCCGTCAAGCCCAGGCTCATAACCTATGGTAGGGAGGTTGAGGAGAGGCTCAAGATCCTCGAAGATAAGATCAGGGAGTTGAAGCTAGACGTAGAGTACCCTGCACGGTGGATTGGGATCAAGCTGCTAGAACGAGACCCACTAGTAATTGAGTACATGTCTAGGAGAGGGGGCTTAGAGGTAGTACATCTCGCTGAGAGGCTTTCACTAGAGCTTGAAGATATTCATGGCGAGCCTTCACCAGTCATAGTAGCAACTGAGAGGTACGCTAAGATAACCAGCATAGTATCGAGTGTTCAGAGGATCGTGGCGCAACCGATGGTTAGGTGGGAGATCATACTTGATTACTTGACGACGCACTCCATCCTTGGATACGTGATATTGGGCTCTACATTGATTGGCATGTTGATCTTCGTCTTTTACGTGGGGGGCCTAATCTCGAAGGCTGTGGAGGAGGTTTTTGGTGCACCAATACTTGAAATGCTTCAAGGGTCCTTGAAGCTAATACTGCCAAGTGGAGCTGTCAGCATATTAGTGAATGGAGTTATCTTGGGCATCATGGCTGGCTTAACGATAGTCTTACCGTACATAATCCCCTTCCACGTGATCCTATCCTTGTTAGAAGATTCAGGTTACTTGCCTAGAGCTGCATACCTCACTGATGCATTAATGCACAAGGCTGGCCTCCACGGCAAGGCATTAATACCAATAACTCTAGGCTTTGGGTGTAATGTTCCTGCTTGCATAGGATGCAGGATCCTTGAAACTGATAGGGAGAGGACGATATGCGGGGTGGTCACTGTCTTCGTCCCATGCGCTGCCAGGACCATAGTCATTCTAGGCGTTGTAGCTACGTTCGTCGGCATAGCCCATGCACTATCGATCTACTTGATAGCTATTGGTCTAGGCCTCTTAATGGCTAGGTTAGCCTACAAGGTCATGCCAGGCGAACCGATCGACCTAATCATGGAGGTGCCACCCTATAGGGCTCCAAGCTTAAGGAGCATACTAATCAAGACTTGGAGCAGGACTAAGGAGTTCGTAGTCATAGCATTTCCAATAATCATAGCTGCTAGTGCCTTCTTGGAGGCTCTAAGTGTGCTGGGGTTAATTGAGCCGCTCATCTCCATCGCAGAGCCGCTAACTGTGGGGGTATTGGGGCTACCAGCTCAAGCACTCATCCCAATCCTATTCGGATTCTTGAGGAAGGAGCTGGCACTGGTAATGTTGGCTGAGTCTTTAGGCACAACAGACTTCTCAACGATAATGACTGCTAGCCAGATGTACACTTTCGCCTTAGTCGTAGCGATATACATCCCTTGTGTGGCAACATTCTCGACATTAGTTAAAGAGTTTGGATTGAAGAAGGCGGTAATGATATCATTAACAACAGTGATCGTCGCATTGATCGTTGGAGCGCTGGCTAATGCCATTCTAAGCTCCATTCAACTAATCTAG
- a CDS encoding YkgJ family cysteine cluster protein, translated as MKCAKCGKCCSRNEILLSTEDISKIVSLGYDKKEFAIKSGPYIKLRMVDGYCFFFDPYDKTCEIYPYRPTSCRLYPVIYVLGKGPLVDSNCPMAYTVSRAELTRKGKLLEQHLSKVFKRARRIYLASLQK; from the coding sequence TTGAAGTGTGCTAAGTGCGGCAAGTGTTGTTCAAGGAACGAGATACTCCTATCGACTGAGGATATATCTAAGATAGTGTCACTCGGTTATGATAAGAAAGAATTCGCCATCAAGTCTGGGCCGTACATCAAGCTAAGAATGGTTGATGGTTACTGCTTCTTCTTCGACCCCTACGATAAGACGTGTGAGATATATCCATATAGACCAACCAGCTGTAGGCTATATCCAGTAATCTATGTACTAGGCAAGGGACCTCTTGTTGACTCCAACTGTCCAATGGCCTATACGGTGTCTAGGGCTGAACTCACGAGAAAAGGTAAGCTTCTTGAGCAGCATTTAAGCAAGGTGTTTAAGAGAGCTAGGAGAATATATCTAGCAAGCTTGCAAAAATAG
- a CDS encoding DUF6293 family protein, with translation MATFICFVGHDFMRIVDGINYWRSKEVIDDIYLVQDKKKDKYGYASRLNVKELRSVLTFAGKEPYVISVNPQSYEDVFAVIYSVVRKEVEDLNRSVYIDATSTTKEAYGAVVTVALMFQGVKLYVVPPAERGWYVPDVESPEFQSWFSKVRSVRGLQPQEIFLPGFRLEKLSYEEEKALMVLERMGCGADSIKTLIKWCGEDPNDSRVKNKFSRLVNKLVSKGLLTEETGARAKAISLTDFGKVYAKALKYHYEQKRKEETAPYPAI, from the coding sequence ATGGCTACTTTCATATGTTTCGTAGGCCATGACTTCATGAGGATAGTTGATGGGATAAACTACTGGAGGAGTAAAGAGGTCATAGACGACATATATTTGGTTCAAGATAAGAAGAAGGACAAATATGGTTATGCGTCGAGGCTTAATGTTAAGGAGCTTCGAAGCGTACTTACATTCGCTGGCAAGGAGCCTTACGTTATCTCTGTTAATCCTCAAAGTTATGAAGACGTCTTTGCAGTCATCTACTCTGTGGTTCGAAAAGAGGTTGAGGATTTGAATAGGTCAGTCTACATAGATGCAACTTCAACAACTAAAGAGGCGTACGGTGCAGTCGTAACTGTTGCCTTAATGTTTCAAGGAGTTAAGCTATACGTAGTCCCTCCAGCTGAGAGAGGATGGTACGTTCCAGATGTTGAATCCCCCGAATTCCAGTCTTGGTTTAGTAAGGTCAGAAGCGTTAGGGGGCTACAGCCACAAGAAATATTTCTTCCTGGCTTCAGGCTCGAGAAGCTATCTTATGAGGAGGAGAAGGCTTTAATGGTGCTTGAACGCATGGGTTGTGGAGCTGACTCAATTAAGACACTCATAAAGTGGTGTGGAGAGGATCCAAACGACTCTAGAGTTAAGAACAAGTTTAGTAGACTTGTGAACAAGCTGGTCTCGAAAGGCTTACTCACAGAAGAAACTGGAGCTAGAGCCAAGGCGATAAGTCTAACAGATTTTGGGAAGGTTTATGCCAAAGCTTTAAAGTATCATTATGAACAGAAGAGAAAGGAAGAGACAGCTCCATACCCAGCCATATGA
- the hisIE gene encoding bifunctional phosphoribosyl-AMP cyclohydrolase/phosphoribosyl-ATP diphosphatase HisIE gives MGSMFNVHALLDKLDFNKLNGLIPVVAADVATGRILMQAFMNREALVRTAETGLMHYWSRSKGRLWLKGEESGHYQKVKAVYVDCDMDSILFLVEQVKVACHTGKLSCFHNKVEDQIKVEELGGGGSILSQLQEVINQRLRDKPQDSYTWRLASKGIQFVLKKVYEELFEFAHACLLEDKNRALAEGADLMYHFILALTLKGLSIEDVMYELTRRRYGEGSS, from the coding sequence ATGGGCTCGATGTTCAACGTTCATGCGTTACTTGATAAGCTCGACTTCAACAAGCTTAACGGGCTAATACCTGTTGTGGCTGCTGACGTGGCAACTGGCAGGATCCTAATGCAAGCTTTCATGAACCGTGAAGCTTTGGTGAGGACGGCAGAAACAGGTCTAATGCACTACTGGAGTAGGAGTAAAGGTAGGTTGTGGCTTAAAGGTGAGGAATCTGGACACTATCAGAAGGTTAAAGCCGTGTACGTAGATTGCGACATGGACTCCATACTCTTCTTAGTTGAGCAGGTTAAAGTTGCATGCCACACAGGCAAGTTATCATGCTTCCACAATAAGGTAGAAGATCAAATTAAAGTTGAGGAGCTAGGTGGTGGAGGATCAATACTATCACAACTTCAAGAAGTAATTAATCAGAGATTGAGAGATAAACCTCAAGACTCATACACTTGGAGACTTGCATCAAAAGGTATTCAATTCGTGTTGAAGAAGGTTTATGAGGAGCTCTTTGAGTTCGCCCATGCGTGTCTTCTCGAGGACAAGAATAGAGCTCTAGCTGAGGGGGCTGACCTCATGTATCACTTCATATTAGCATTAACTCTAAAGGGATTGTCAATAGAAGACGTTATGTATGAGTTAACTAGAAGAAGGTATGGAGAAGGCAGCAGTTAA
- a CDS encoding NAD+ synthase, whose amino-acid sequence MGFELPPLDNSKVEHEICRFIRRMVEEVKSKGLVLGLSGGLDSSVTAYLAVKALGSERVKALIMPHNRVTPRFDVEDAWMIADRLGIEAKEIDIAPMCDAIIERHPYKVGDNVVAIGNVMARVRMILLYYMANTMNMLVCGSGDKSEIMIGYFTKYGDGGVDILPIGDLYKTDVKRIARYLGVPDRIILKPSSPRLWPGQTAEEELGLSYDFIDPILYLVYEKGLSPEDAASRIGVDLEAVMMVIRRVEGSRHKRLMPPSPAVSHLRTSLSHGASLSLH is encoded by the coding sequence ATGGGATTTGAGCTCCCACCACTAGACAACTCCAAGGTTGAGCATGAAATATGCCGCTTCATAAGAAGGATGGTTGAAGAGGTTAAGTCCAAAGGTCTTGTACTCGGGCTAAGTGGGGGCTTAGATTCTTCAGTCACAGCGTATTTGGCTGTCAAGGCCCTCGGTTCTGAGAGGGTTAAGGCCTTAATAATGCCGCATAATAGGGTAACACCTAGATTTGATGTGGAGGATGCATGGATGATAGCCGATAGACTCGGTATAGAGGCTAAGGAAATCGACATAGCTCCAATGTGCGATGCCATAATTGAGAGGCATCCATACAAGGTCGGGGACAATGTTGTTGCCATTGGTAATGTGATGGCTAGAGTTAGGATGATTCTATTATACTACATGGCCAACACTATGAACATGCTCGTATGCGGATCTGGAGATAAATCAGAAATTATGATAGGCTACTTCACCAAGTATGGTGATGGAGGGGTCGACATACTACCAATAGGGGATCTCTATAAGACCGATGTTAAGCGGATTGCTAGATACCTAGGTGTTCCAGATAGGATAATATTGAAGCCTAGCAGTCCAAGGTTATGGCCTGGACAGACAGCTGAAGAGGAGCTTGGCTTAAGCTACGATTTCATAGACCCAATACTGTATCTAGTGTATGAGAAGGGACTTTCGCCAGAGGATGCTGCCTCAAGAATTGGTGTAGACCTAGAGGCAGTAATGATGGTTATAAGGAGGGTTGAAGGCTCTAGGCATAAGAGGTTAATGCCACCTTCACCTGCAGTCTCACATTTGAGAACCTCGTTGAGTCATGGCGCCTCTTTAAGTCTTCATTAA
- the fae gene encoding formaldehyde-activating enzyme, giving the protein MGKIGIRFGEALVGEGNEVAHIDMIIGDKDGPAGIGFSFGLAHQSAGHIKLFAVLTPNLLVKPVTLMVPKVTIKNMSQAELMFGPAQYAVAKAVADSVAEGVIPKDVVDDVVIICGIFIHPAARDKDKVYKYNYEATKLAIKRAMSMEPKISEILEKKDKIEHPFYKPKP; this is encoded by the coding sequence ATGGGTAAGATAGGGATAAGGTTTGGTGAGGCTCTTGTAGGTGAAGGGAACGAAGTCGCTCACATAGACATGATAATTGGGGATAAGGATGGACCAGCAGGCATAGGCTTTTCGTTTGGTCTAGCACATCAGTCAGCTGGTCACATAAAGCTCTTTGCCGTTCTAACACCTAACCTGCTCGTTAAACCCGTAACACTAATGGTACCTAAGGTGACGATAAAGAACATGAGTCAAGCTGAACTAATGTTTGGTCCAGCACAGTATGCTGTAGCAAAAGCTGTAGCTGATAGTGTTGCTGAAGGCGTCATACCAAAGGACGTGGTTGATGATGTCGTCATAATATGCGGGATCTTCATTCACCCAGCAGCTAGAGACAAAGATAAGGTCTACAAGTACAACTATGAAGCAACAAAGTTAGCCATTAAAAGAGCAATGAGCATGGAGCCTAAGATAAGTGAAATATTAGAAAAGAAGGATAAGATTGAGCATCCATTCTACAAACCTAAACCCTAA
- a CDS encoding FeoA domain-containing protein, with product MSTTDILSCALEIVLVLNRRGVYPDEAMIAKELNEDPHRVKQVLDEAVKNGLVTKRNGLYELTKEGLKSVLKHRELYVHDFFVHRDSRWSKGIVDWSKHWRLRHGLTKAILDNFYDTLADLDGIVEELVPLIELKPGERGIVVSTIGERGVVRRLAEMGLTPGACIEVVRKAPLKGPIEIEVRGTRLAIGSGLASKIAIKKLK from the coding sequence TTGAGTACAACCGACATACTATCATGCGCCTTAGAGATAGTCCTAGTGTTGAACAGGAGGGGGGTCTACCCTGATGAGGCGATGATAGCTAAGGAGCTTAATGAGGATCCTCATAGGGTAAAGCAGGTTCTAGATGAAGCTGTTAAAAATGGCTTGGTCACGAAGAGGAATGGCCTCTATGAACTTACTAAAGAGGGTCTTAAAAGTGTATTAAAGCATAGAGAGCTTTACGTTCATGACTTCTTTGTTCACAGGGATAGTAGGTGGAGTAAAGGTATAGTTGATTGGAGTAAGCACTGGAGGCTTAGACATGGATTAACAAAGGCCATTCTGGACAACTTCTATGATACTCTAGCTGACTTGGACGGTATAGTTGAGGAGTTAGTGCCGCTAATTGAGTTGAAGCCTGGTGAGAGAGGTATAGTTGTATCAACAATTGGTGAGCGTGGTGTAGTGAGAAGATTAGCTGAGATGGGATTGACGCCTGGAGCATGCATTGAGGTTGTGAGGAAGGCCCCCCTAAAGGGACCCATAGAAATTGAGGTTAGAGGTACTAGGCTGGCCATAGGCTCTGGCCTTGCATCCAAGATAGCGATAAAGAAGCTTAAGTGA
- a CDS encoding haloacid dehalogenase — MSFDYLQKARSSIEGASHRLISKIEARDNASIIARKIIKLCGEAISLTHRGRNAEARGKLNEAKLALSEIGVLMKDLGVDIFEVALQEYVEAESLLRIVEGRELPSIEELQVTDEAYILGLADLIGELRRRVLEEIRKGDGLRAEELYQVMRDLYEILWPLEYPRSLVPGLRSKIDAMRRVIDETLHDITLMKLMRS, encoded by the coding sequence ATGTCTTTCGATTATCTTCAAAAAGCGAGGTCCTCAATAGAGGGTGCCTCCCATAGATTAATTAGTAAGATTGAGGCAAGAGATAACGCTTCAATTATAGCTCGAAAGATCATAAAACTCTGTGGTGAGGCAATTTCACTCACACATAGAGGGAGAAATGCTGAAGCTAGAGGAAAACTCAACGAGGCTAAGTTGGCACTTAGTGAAATTGGGGTCTTAATGAAGGATTTGGGCGTAGACATCTTTGAAGTAGCGCTTCAAGAGTATGTTGAGGCTGAGTCCCTACTAAGGATCGTTGAGGGTAGGGAGCTTCCATCTATTGAGGAGCTTCAAGTGACTGATGAAGCCTATATACTTGGGTTAGCTGATTTAATAGGTGAATTGAGGAGAAGAGTTCTTGAGGAGATCAGGAAGGGGGATGGATTAAGAGCTGAAGAACTTTATCAAGTTATGAGGGATCTCTACGAGATTCTATGGCCTCTTGAGTACCCTCGATCACTCGTACCGGGTCTTAGAAGCAAGATAGACGCTATGAGGAGAGTCATAGATGAGACCCTGCACGATATTACACTAATGAAGTTAATGCGTAGTTAA
- the iorB gene encoding indolepyruvate ferredoxin oxidoreductase subunit beta — translation MQTSKRDEITVAIAGVGGQGTLVASQIIGHAAVKRGFSVRISETFGMSQRGGPVVSHIRIAKNVYSPLIPLMTADVVVGFEPLEALRAALKFLVRGGSVIVNTRVIYPVEVNRGDAKYPKLDKILEALRSLTSDVVTLDATSLAIKAGNPIATNIVMLGALAALDKLPLEPEDLREAVKERVPREVEVNLMAFDLGFKAIREKRQ, via the coding sequence TTGCAGACCTCTAAAAGAGATGAGATAACAGTCGCCATAGCTGGAGTTGGTGGTCAAGGAACGTTGGTAGCATCACAAATCATAGGCCATGCAGCCGTGAAGCGTGGCTTCAGTGTTAGGATATCGGAGACTTTCGGTATGTCTCAAAGAGGGGGACCTGTAGTTAGTCACATTCGTATAGCTAAGAATGTATACAGTCCACTAATACCGCTAATGACTGCTGACGTGGTGGTCGGCTTCGAACCCCTTGAAGCACTTAGAGCAGCTCTCAAGTTTCTGGTAAGAGGAGGCAGCGTCATAGTCAACACTAGAGTGATATATCCGGTAGAGGTCAATAGAGGGGATGCGAAGTATCCTAAGTTAGATAAAATACTTGAAGCACTAAGGAGCCTTACAAGTGATGTCGTGACCTTAGATGCAACGAGCCTAGCCATAAAGGCTGGGAATCCGATAGCGACGAACATAGTTATGTTAGGTGCGCTTGCTGCACTTGATAAACTACCACTTGAACCTGAGGACCTTAGAGAGGCTGTCAAAGAGAGGGTCCCAAGGGAAGTAGAGGTAAACTTGATGGCATTTGACCTAGGCTTCAAAGCAATTAGAGAAAAGCGTCAATAA
- a CDS encoding Mth938-like domain-containing protein, which translates to MQIVSYDFGRIVIDGKRYDRDVIITPSEVKSWWRVEGHKVCVKDLEPIKNESFEVLIIGTGYYGVVEVLDEVRGWAKGRGIELIVLPTREACRLYNEKVREKRVVAALHLTC; encoded by the coding sequence GTGCAAATTGTTAGTTATGATTTTGGGAGGATAGTGATAGACGGTAAGAGGTACGATAGGGACGTCATCATAACACCAAGTGAAGTTAAGAGTTGGTGGAGGGTGGAGGGGCATAAGGTCTGCGTGAAGGATCTAGAGCCCATCAAGAATGAGAGCTTTGAGGTGCTAATAATAGGCACTGGATACTATGGAGTAGTTGAGGTGCTAGATGAAGTTAGAGGGTGGGCTAAAGGTAGAGGTATTGAGCTAATCGTGCTACCGACAAGGGAAGCATGCCGTCTATACAATGAGAAGGTTAGAGAGAAAAGAGTTGTAGCAGCGCTGCACCTCACATGCTAG
- the iorA gene encoding indolepyruvate ferredoxin oxidoreductase subunit alpha, translated as MLRELLLDAPGKKVLLLGNEAFARGALEANVQVAAAYPGTPSSEIMEALAAVAEEAGIYAEWSINEKVAFEVAYAAAVAGLRSLCSMKHVGVNVASDALMVANYAGVEGGMVIISADDPAGHSSQNEQDNRMFAKFAEIPCLEPATPQEAKDSVVIACELSEKCKLPVMVRSLTRLSHVRGDVELGPLPKEKKRPNLRRDITYTGFPAPDHHKLLHDRLMNIEEDLERVPFNKVEAKGGEKVGIVACGVGYNYAKEAIKLLKLREDDVAILKLGVPYPLPKKLVSSFLRSYDRIYVVEDGFPFMEEQLKILCYDLQIRPTILGKLTGHLPMEGEIDPEKVVVGLARVLGIDYKVPEIKVRGDIELPRRTLSMCAGCAHLATFYAIKQAVRREMKGDPRKTSIVCGDIGCYGLGLFHPYNMFNTHICMGASIGCANGFAQTGINQPVIAYLGESTFFHAGMPPLLNAVYNGANVKVVVQDNITTAMTGHQPNPAVGYTAMGKPAPIVLVEDVAKAFKVPFVRVVDAYKVDELIETIREAIRTPGPAMIVARRLCAELARRQARRKGIQIVPPTIDKMKCNGCKYCITQLLCPALIWREEERKADIDPLLCVGCRVCNQICPQKAITGGNGVADL; from the coding sequence ATGCTAAGAGAGTTGTTGCTTGACGCTCCGGGAAAGAAGGTACTGTTACTGGGGAATGAGGCCTTTGCTAGAGGGGCCCTTGAAGCTAATGTCCAGGTTGCTGCTGCATACCCAGGGACGCCATCATCCGAGATCATGGAGGCACTAGCCGCCGTAGCTGAAGAGGCAGGCATATATGCTGAATGGAGCATCAATGAGAAGGTGGCATTTGAAGTTGCTTATGCAGCAGCTGTTGCCGGCTTAAGATCTCTATGCTCAATGAAGCACGTTGGTGTGAACGTAGCCTCCGATGCATTAATGGTTGCAAACTATGCTGGCGTTGAGGGGGGAATGGTAATAATATCAGCTGATGACCCTGCTGGTCATAGCTCCCAAAATGAGCAAGACAATAGAATGTTTGCTAAGTTTGCGGAAATACCATGCTTAGAGCCTGCAACACCGCAAGAGGCTAAAGACTCTGTTGTCATAGCTTGCGAGCTTTCAGAGAAGTGTAAGCTCCCAGTGATGGTTAGAAGTTTAACTAGACTAAGTCACGTCAGAGGTGATGTAGAGCTTGGGCCATTACCGAAGGAGAAGAAGAGACCTAACTTGAGGAGAGACATAACGTATACCGGGTTCCCCGCACCAGATCACCACAAGCTGCTTCATGATAGGCTCATGAATATAGAGGAAGATCTAGAGAGGGTTCCATTCAATAAGGTTGAAGCTAAGGGTGGAGAGAAGGTAGGCATAGTAGCTTGTGGTGTGGGCTACAATTACGCGAAGGAAGCCATTAAGCTCCTAAAGCTGAGGGAGGATGATGTAGCCATATTGAAGCTTGGAGTACCATACCCACTACCTAAGAAGCTCGTGTCTAGCTTTCTGAGGTCATACGATCGCATATACGTCGTTGAGGATGGTTTCCCGTTTATGGAGGAGCAACTAAAGATCTTATGCTACGATCTTCAAATACGCCCAACAATTCTAGGGAAGCTGACCGGGCACCTCCCAATGGAGGGTGAAATAGATCCTGAGAAAGTGGTAGTAGGCTTAGCTAGAGTTTTGGGAATAGACTACAAGGTCCCTGAAATAAAGGTTCGTGGAGACATAGAGTTACCCAGAAGAACGCTATCAATGTGTGCTGGCTGTGCTCACTTAGCGACGTTCTACGCAATTAAGCAGGCTGTTAGGAGGGAAATGAAGGGGGATCCAAGGAAAACTTCGATAGTATGCGGTGACATTGGGTGCTACGGTCTTGGCCTATTCCATCCATATAATATGTTCAACACCCACATATGCATGGGGGCCAGCATAGGGTGTGCTAATGGTTTCGCTCAAACTGGAATAAACCAGCCAGTAATAGCTTATCTCGGTGAGTCAACATTCTTCCATGCTGGAATGCCACCATTACTGAACGCAGTTTATAATGGGGCTAACGTAAAGGTTGTCGTTCAAGACAATATCACGACGGCTATGACCGGGCATCAACCGAATCCAGCTGTGGGCTACACGGCCATGGGCAAGCCGGCTCCAATAGTACTTGTTGAGGATGTTGCAAAAGCGTTTAAAGTACCATTTGTGAGGGTTGTGGATGCTTACAAGGTTGATGAGCTCATAGAGACCATAAGGGAGGCTATAAGGACTCCTGGGCCAGCAATGATAGTTGCTAGGAGATTATGTGCTGAGCTAGCTAGGAGGCAAGCAAGAAGAAAGGGCATTCAAATTGTTCCTCCCACAATTGACAAGATGAAGTGCAATGGATGTAAGTACTGCATAACGCAACTGCTATGTCCAGCCTTGATATGGAGAGAGGAGGAGAGGAAAGCTGATATAGATCCGTTGCTGTGCGTTGGTTGTAGGGTTTGTAATCAGATATGTCCACAGAAAGCCATAACGGGAGGTAATGGTGTTGCAGACCTCTAA
- a CDS encoding helix-turn-helix domain-containing protein, translated as MINEADLYKVYRALGNPHRRRIILLLGDNPDGLVFSELRRELNLSVGSLYYNLDQLKGLVHQKSDKRYVLTEKGVIAYKMLKSDVERVKRGEVRSESIDLTDNLRKIFFPRWFFNLLESRRNLTPIIAIITLLTGSLASWYNCLVLYITWISYSSIQALCLLSFLWTWLIVGTASFLIVPPYSLEKLKKLPLYLIEVGASMFPLALFVVLEPFLRPVIVLKAVVQVVLWLLSLLLISSALSHVTGCRGETALLVTAMMMLATSIIIPQMLSPPP; from the coding sequence TTGATTAATGAGGCAGACCTTTACAAGGTGTACCGAGCGCTTGGCAACCCTCATAGAAGGAGGATAATACTGCTGTTGGGTGATAACCCTGATGGTTTAGTCTTCTCTGAGCTGAGGAGGGAACTTAATCTAAGTGTGGGCTCTCTCTATTATAATCTCGATCAACTTAAAGGGTTGGTACATCAGAAGAGCGATAAGCGATACGTCTTGACTGAGAAGGGGGTCATTGCCTATAAAATGCTTAAGAGTGACGTCGAGAGAGTGAAGAGAGGAGAAGTTAGAAGCGAATCCATCGACTTAACAGACAATCTTCGCAAAATCTTCTTTCCGAGATGGTTCTTCAACCTTCTGGAGTCGAGGAGGAATCTCACACCAATAATCGCCATAATCACGCTACTTACAGGTTCTCTAGCATCTTGGTACAACTGCCTGGTTTTATATATCACTTGGATTTCTTACTCTTCAATCCAGGCTCTATGTTTATTAAGCTTCTTGTGGACTTGGCTTATTGTGGGGACAGCATCATTCCTCATCGTGCCTCCTTATAGTCTTGAAAAGTTGAAAAAGTTGCCTCTTTATCTTATTGAAGTTGGGGCGTCGATGTTCCCCTTGGCTCTATTCGTAGTCTTAGAACCATTTCTACGGCCAGTAATAGTGTTAAAGGCTGTGGTTCAAGTGGTGTTATGGCTGCTTTCATTGCTGCTAATATCGTCAGCTTTAAGTCATGTGACAGGATGTAGGGGTGAGACAGCTCTCTTAGTGACGGCAATGATGATGCTCGCTACTTCTATAATAATTCCACAAATGCTTTCACCTCCACCATAA